Part of the Ziziphus jujuba cultivar Dongzao chromosome 8, ASM3175591v1 genome is shown below.
AATAGATGACTTGAGAGTTGGTGTGGTAGAGAGATGGAAGGAAAGGGGCCCCTTCATGCGGTGGTGCCCACAACTGTTGTACCTGCATGAATGGATTAGATGTGAGTGCTCCTCACGTGGTGGTGCCCACAAGCGTTCTACCTGCATAATGGGTGAGATAAGGTGGTGCCCACAAATGTTGTACCAGCATGGACGGATGCATGTATGGATGAGATGGTAAAATAGAAAGTGGTATATTAATGTGAGTTAATAATCTTCTTGGGTCCCGGcttatatttttcatctttgtCTTAATATGATAATAGCAAAGATGAATGAATGTGCCTTTCTTATATaataatcaaccaaaaaaaatgatagtgATCATAgacatttcatttttcttttcctcattCTAATGATTTAAACTTTAAACCCCATTATATAATTGatgtcattttattatttttgaagctTTTAAAAGTCTCATTCATCGATAAGCGTCTTTAGATTCTGTCCACTgatcaataattatattattgaagaattttttttttttttttttttgtattaatgaTGAAGTTGAATATGCTGAACTAATCTTTTAATAaagtaatgattttttattttggacaaaATGAAGTAATGATTTGTTTAGAATCTGTTGAGAATACGGAAAAACGtttcaaatgttaaaaagtgtgacttcaattttaattatatttatttttatactaaaatttaaaaaataaattcttttaataataactatttaaatttttatatacatataaattccatcaataattattcaattttaattatattaatttttatattaaaattttaaatataaattattcaataataattatttaaattatcatatgatATGTAAATTTTATCAGTAATTATTcattagtaataataaataatatttgtcatAAAAGATAATTAGTTGTTTCAATGATACATCCATTtgattttgtaaatttaaatttaattagtaattaattataaatggaTTGATTTAGTATTTACCATACAAGCATACCTAATAACAACTAAATTAAAAATCCTATATAGGAAAATTATCCCCTATAGAGATTTTCATGTTAGGAGTGTTATAATAGTTTTTATCAAAacattctatcatttttttattggttgaattttctatcatttttttaaaatatcagaGAATACTTGTAATTTCagattttaatttcataaaataaatccaaaaaaatcatataaaattatcctcaaataaaacataatatttatatctttcaTTTGATTCAACATATGTCGAACCCTAAACATCAAAAAATATTATGGAAGATGGGGCAAATATCCTTTTGTTTTTGCCTAATTAATAGGAACTACAAAAAGTGTCAAAAGAAGAATTGATTACAAAAGAATTGTTACACTGAGATGCAACTTTATTCACAATAAGAAAGGATGGAAGACCAAGCCTAAAATGCCATAATTTATGAgcaaaaaatttagaattacTAAAATAAAACTGTTCTAGAACATTTTTCAAAGacactaaaaataaattaggattTTTAGACAAATTATTGGTGATTTAGGACAACATCACTTGATAGACACCATCTTTGAGTCTCCCTCTCAGTAATACACTATTTAAGTCATTGTCCTTTACAAAAATAAACTGAGAGTTTTAAACTCTATAATGGTATTATTATTAGTCGTCAAACGAGATATTCTCAGCAAATGGTTTTTAATTTGCGGAACATGTAATATATTGTTCAATTTAATAGTATTATAATGAGTATTAAAACTTGAACAACCAGTATTTTTAATTTCCAAACTTTGGCTATTACCAATGATCAACTTATCATTACCAAAGTGGTCACTTTTTTTTGGCCATATTTGAAGGTTCAGAAATAATGTGGTCATTAGCTCCACTATCCATTAACATTCTGGGTTGGCAATCAGATCTGATGAGGCATAAAAAGCATTGTCATTATTCTGGATGGTGGAATTTTCATCAAAGCAATGCCAGAAATTATCTACACTATATTTTGCTATCTTGCAAATTTGGGGCTGCAAAAATTAAACTAGAAATCCCTTGTTTTAGATCACTTGGGCATTCTCTGCAACAAATTGGGTAACAAATATGCATCAGATGAAGGATCTTTGTAGCATAAGGTAATGTAATAAAAGCCAACACTTGCCTCAAGCTCTGTCTCAAAATTgtggagcttttttttttttttttttctcttgcaaACCTAATTCGCCTCTAACTCCATCTCAGAACTggggagctttttttttttttttttttaaatgcttttccTTTGCTGGGAATTCTTTAATTGATGGAGTAAGTGGGAGCTGTGGCCGCGAGAAGGAAATTTTGGCAATTTTTCTTATGTGAGGAAATTTTAAATCTGAACCGTCTATGTCTTTGGTTTTAAATCCAATGGCTTTAATTTTTAGCATGTTTTTTGTCCGCATCAGTTTTGGTCAGGTCGGCCTTGATCAtagaaagattatatatatatatatcatagaaagattatatatatatatatatatttagagagagagagagagagagagagagagagagaggggagagtTATAAAATTGTATCTTGTCCATCAACGATAATACGTGAGATATGAGCAGTGACAAATATCAGTATCAATGGAAATAtcaaaagtataattttatggaaatatcaaTAGAAATATCGATATCGACAGTAACAtcgataaaattacaaaaattttaaatatttaatttagaatacaaattttttcatacgagataattaatatagtaaaataatataaaaatatgataattagaatacaataataataaaataatctataaatgttaaaaaaatttgtaaatagaaaaaatatagtatttattAGCACgtttatatttaacaaataatactaaagtatataaaattttcaaatataatttataatacatcatcaatacaaaatgtttttttaatatttcaaatttataaccacatttaaatatttcataagTATAACAATAGACATTTTAACTTATCACATTAGagatatttttcatataatttataaaaaatatgcaAACCAACATTATTAGAAATACATAAATTCCAAATTATAAtgagtaatttttatttttatttccaaattataactataaatttttatttttattaaaactaaagaaagactattaataattataataaaatagtagATATAAACATCAATGACATATTTACCGATTGATAAATACATTATTTCTCTAATATTTCCGtaaaaatccatttttcttttcatattcatTGAAAATTATTGACATCATATCGATAATTATTAACATCATCAGCAACTACcgataaaatcaatatttctatCAATATTGATGATGAATAAATTTACACTTTATCAATATTCAACATATCGAAGGATATGTATTTCCCCTGTTGTGGGTATCGaacatgaaagaaatataaagtTTGCATCCATGGATgtgagaaatcttggtatactcttctataaactCCTCTTGTAAGTTTTGCAGAGATTGTGATAGCACCGGGCATGCCTTGATATGCAGAATGTTCAATGGAGTGAATTTGAGATAGGGTGGTAGTGATTTAAGATTGCCATAATTTCCAATTATTAAGCCATTAAGACACGGCATAACTCCCGATTGAAGACTAGTGCCTACAGTGCCTTCCCAATCTTCGCCAATCCCGCATGTTGTAAAACGCAAGCATTTTCAGTTTTGGGAATGAGACAGCTTTAGCTTGCTCCACTCCAAGTCCCAGAAACCCATCACCTATCTTTTTCACTTTATCCAACCCACCAATCACAAGATCTTCGAGTGAAGGTAGTAGGCTTCCCAAAGGAGGTAAACTCTCACACTGCTTGCAGCAGGTAATGTGCAGCACCGTCAGCTTATCCAACCCCATCATCCATTTGGGATACAAATTGGTACCCTTATACCCTGTGATTCGTAAACCTCTCAAGCTTGGATGTGGTTGTAAGGCTTCAAGTATCCCAAATTCATCTTCTTCGTCTCtaatttcctcctttttttcaaTTCTTCCAAAATCTAGACTTAGGGATACTAGATATTCCCAATACATTGGCTCAGTCTCGCTCTGATTTATCAAATTACAGCACTTTGTTATTTCAAAATCAGACCTTTGAAATCGAAGGTGATTCAACTTTTTCAAATCTCCTAGACTCAAAAAATATGCTGCTTCATTCTTCTTTGGTATAACCATTGTGTCTAGAGTCTGAAGTTGAGTTAGTCCACCAATTCCTTTCGGCAATCCCACCAATGCAGAACAGTCACGCATGTAAAGGTGTCTCAAATTCACTAGCTTTCCCATCCCTTCTGGTAGTCTTTGAAGCCGGCTGCATCCTTGAAGTATTAAAGTCTGTAAATTACATAAATCACATACTTCATCAGCCAATTCTTGCAAATTCATGCTATTATACATGCTCAGATATCTCAAATGTATCAACTGCCCAATTTGCTCTGGAACCTTTGTTATTTTGCCAGATATCAAAGATAGTGCTCTAAGATGTTTCAGGTAATGAAAGGTTTGATGAAAGAACACCATATTTTCATCACCTAAACTAGTATCTGAAATACAATATATGAAAACGGAACGCAGATTACTTTGATCAAATATTGAAGTAGGAATTTTGGGAAAATTCGGTGCCAATGACAACCAACAGTGATGGATCTTTTCAACACTAGGAGGCTCTGTTTTCTCCATGTCAACTTCAACTCTCATGGTAAAGCATTCgttttttgtcaaaaattgGGCAAAATTGTGCAATATGTCGTGGATTTTGCATCCTACAATTCTTCCATCAAAACCTAACTGGAAATCTTAAAAGAAAGACCGCATGGTTAGAATCTGAAAGCACTTTTCACCTTCGTCCTCCGGATTTTGACTACCACTTAAATACCCTTGTGACATCCATGCCTGAATCAAATGCTCCCTGTCAAACTTAAAATCTTTAGGAAATACAGAGCAATAAGAGAAACAACATCTTTCTTTAGGGGACAAATCATAATAGTTCAAGAAGAATGGAGCAAAAGTTTTGGTTTGTTCATCTTCTAATTCCCCGAATCTATTAGATAGAACATCCTTCCACTCCTTTTCAGTCACCTTGGAACACATCAAACTTCCTAAGCTCTTTACTACAAGAGGCAAGCCTTTGCACTTGCTTGCAATTTGCCTCCCAACTCTCTCTAATTGTTTGCACTCTTCACTATTTCTTTCCCCTGAATGCAAGCCATTATTGACCAACAATGCTCATCAGACAGCAGTTGCAAGGTAATCATTTGGGCGGCTGCTCCCATCCTGTTAGCAACTTCCTCTTTTCTGGTTGTTACCAAAACTCTACTTCCAACAGCACCCTATCTAAGCAGTTGTATGAATTTTACCCATTTTTCATGGTCATCGCTCCATACATCATCTAGGACAAGAAAGAACTTCTTTCCCTCGATGGATTCCCGAATACGTTGGAATAAAGCTTCCAGTGTTTCTAAATTTTGGTGACTACCTTTTAGAGATTCAATAATTGCCTTGGCAACTCTAATCTCGTCAATTGGGCCTGAAACACACGCCCACATCCGCTCAGAGAAGTGTGTTTTGGTCTTTGCATCATTGAATGCAAGTTGGGCAAGAGTGGTTTTCCCAATTCCCCCCATCCCCACAATAGGGATGATAACAGGAACTGATTTACCACCACCAGGCTGCCCTTCACTACTCTCACCGAGCAACTTTTCTATTAGAGCACTCTTAGGCCCATCCAGACCATACACTTGAGACTCATCAACAAAGGAGATAGTCTCTCTTATCTACTTTTGAACAACTTTTGTTGTATCCAAAGAGTAATCACGTCTCTCTTTGGCAATCTCATCTAATGTTTCATTAAGCTCTTTGATCCTGTGAGCAATATCTCGGCGAACACCAACTTGTTTAAGTTGGTTAACACAAAAGCAAGAAAGGGTCAATGGAGTAcataccttcttcttcttcttatcagCTGCTTTTTGATAGCGATCATTTTCTTCTGCTTCCACATGTTTCTGAATTTTGGATTTGAGAGTCTCAGAGCTCCGCTCTTCCAGCACATCATCGATGTCGTAAGAAACATCAGTGAGCTTCTCCAACCAATGTCTAACGCTGGCATTGTCAAGTTGCTTCCTTTCGGCGTCCTCCAGCACAGCTTTTATGTCCTTGAGCTTTCTTCTGAGACTGGATATGTTTTTGTCAACATCCTTCACCATCCTCAGCTCTTGCATCGCCAAGTCGGTTGTGATGGAAGCCAACTGTTCCACCACCCCAGAAACCAAAGCCTCTGCCATAATTCGATGGAAATTAAAGTGGGAGAGATTGCAAGAGATAGATATCAGATTTGAAGATAGAACAAGGCTAGTGAATTGTAATTCTTGTAATTCACCCATCAGGTCCCTTTTTATAGTGATAATTGACTCTACAAGAATGTAAGATAGGGTTAAACTGCTGAGGAAGAAAGACATTGACTTTTTGTCTCTTGACGAAGTATCGATTGATTAGGAAGGTATAGAGGAGAGGAGAAATTATAGGATACACATTGTGTACCAAGGTCGCTTTTGACCTGGTAGACATTTGTCAATGATATAATGCCGTGTGTAAATAATAGTGCACTTCATTTAAAAACTGCACGTGTAGAATTAGAGTTTaacctttctattttttctttttcttttttttttctctcgcTCCTAAACCTCTTCTTCCAATGGCGGAAAACGATAATGAGGGGTGACCTAGTAttgatagaaaaatataaaaaatagcaTGAAGCCTAAAGactttttgaaagaaacaaattgcacaaattTAAGTTCTTAGATGCAAATGTTGGTGTTGATGCACACCCTTGTGATCTTCGGttgtaaaattttcatttttgttctttttccaaATATTAAGTTTTGTTTGGTTACTAAGAAACAGTATGAAagctaaaagataaaaaaatttcaagttttCTTTACACTTAtagattcaaaattaatttgattcatcaaaagcaaatatatatatatatatatatattttttgtctttttttttaagggaaaagcaaaattaaatttataatcctATCTGCATATCCCTACCAGTATATAAAAACATCTATTCATAGCAATGACAATTCTGgcaatagaatttttttatatacctCTCAAAAAGAAAGTGGAGGATAAAAACTTACatccatgaaaattttttatttatagcaaAGGAAAATAATGGTGTAGTGTAGCTACCagtgaaaaaacaataataataaaaataaataaaacatataatgagaagaagaagattacaaACCGCATTAGTAGCCTAGGTCTAATAAACTAAGATTTTAAATAAGGTGTATTATTATGCACACATGGCACAGTATCATTTATCAGTGTGTCCCATATCAGCCGCGTTGGTACACATTGTGTACCCAAAAATTTCTCGAGAGGAGTAATAAGTGAGTTCTATTGCCTACTTAGACAAAAATTTCAAAGCAAGACTAAGTATACATTCTTTCTTCTCCACACAAAGATACTCAACGTGTTCTTAGATAGCTTGCTTGATAATAATATAGTCTAAGATAAATACTATTTGTTATCACTATGAGTTGTCATTAgcgaaatctatatattttataattatttaaataattattttaaaataaaaaaaatttaaatatttcaattaaaatttatcatatgtaataataattgtcattaacaataacaaatatCAAAGTTTATCGATTAAACATTACTTTGACTTTTgatttggtaaatttttggaGCTAGAGACcgaataaaaaaactatatttaatcCCCAAATTTCTCAATCAGCACaagttcaaaaataaataaataatgatctggaaaaaaaaaattatgcaagaGCACATTAAGAAAAAGTTCGttatctttcattttgtttggtcgttaccttttatttatgggataaaaagatatattaaaagaagaaaaaaattagcaaaaatatagataaaataattgAGAAAACTCTGTTATAACCACCTCTTGGGGCATATCTAGCATCACAAGCCTTAATAATcagctttaatattttcacaaaacatgCTTCAATTGTTGTTTTTAAAAGAGATAGCAGAGGATTAGAAAGATGTTATTATTAATGACATGAAGCCACTGTTAAGTACAAGTTTACAATAAGAAGATAAGCTAAAGAGTTCTATTAAGTTACAACAGCTAAgataaatattaacaataataatatatatctcATAGAATTGTACATATCGTGTATAACAAAACTAGTTACTTAACATCTCCCCGCAAAATATGGGATCCTGGAAGAACACAGATTTTGGAACGAAGAGAATGAAACTTGCTTGTGCTGAGGGGCTTCGTGAGCAAGTCTGCAAGCTGATCAGTACTCGAAACATGTAAAACACGAAGACTCCTTTCCTCAACTTGATCATGCACAAAATGGAAATCTGAATTGGCCTACGCTCTACATAtccattttgttgtggagtATGTGGTATGGTCAAAAAACGACTTATATCATTGATTTCAAAAAAAGATTTGAGTTTAATACATTTACCACCATTGTTTtagtaaaaagaaattaatggtAATTGAAAATATCTTTCCACAACagctttaaatttaataaaaacagAAGACACATCAGATTTGTGCATAATAGGAAATAAACATGTGTACTTAGAAAAAAGATCCacaaaaatgacataaaatttgaaaccatcaTAAAAGGTAATAGATGATGGTCCCCAAACATCGGAATATACTAACTGCAAAGGTTTTGAACTAGAAAGGAAAGACAGACCGAAAGGAAGACGATGGGATTCATTACAGAAACATGatgaacaaataaatttaacattGTTTGAGACAGGTAGGGAATACTTGTGGATAATATGACGAAGAATTTTGCAAGCAGGATGACCAAGCCTTTGATGCCACTGTTGAAGACTGGTTTTGACACTTGTATAGGCAGCATGTGTGGGATGAAAGGGATGAGAAGGACCCGACCATTCATAAACTCCATGTCTAAGTGGACCTTTAAGAAGATGAGTACCAGTCTAGAGATCCTTCACAATAAAATAAGTAGGAAAGAATTTAATAGAGGTATTATTGGTAtgacaaaattttgaaacagaAAGTAAATTTCATGTTATGGCAGGAACACATAAGACATCagtaagggaaaaaaatttaaagggaGAAGCTAAAGAGGTAGAGCCAGTATTCGTGATACCCAATCTGTTACCATTACCAACAGAAATCTCTTCGGTGCCATCATAGTCAGAATAAAGAGATAAAGTTTGAAAATCTTGCGCTATGTGATGCGATGCACCTATGTCCAATAGCCAAGGTTGAGGTGAACTGGTAGGAGTAGGATCCAGAATAGATGTTAAATGAAAAGCATAAGGAGCGGATTGATTGAGAGCAGGAGGTACTTGCTGCGTCGGTGTGAATGTCCATTGATGTTCGTGCAGAATATCCCTAGGTTGCACACAGCTGATAGCGACCTTTGTAATTGGTGGGAGAGGAGTTAGATACCTGGCGATTTTAAGGAACAAAGGATGCACAAGGAGGACTGTATGGTTTGGGTGACCTAAACCGTGGGGTAGAAGGTCCAAGTGGAGGCATGCGTTGGGTAGCATGAGCAGTAATCGTGGTGTCTAGAGGCCGTGTGCCTGtcctttttataaaattgtcaTGCTCCATTAATTTCTCACATAATTCTTCAAAACTAATAGAAGAATCTCATGTACGGAATGCTGCAGAAATGCTTTCAAAGGCAGTAAAGAGAccattaagaatatataaagtAAGAGCATCTTCACTCACTAGGTGATCTAATAGGCTGAGTTCATCTTCtgcatttttattatcattaagaTACTCCAAGACAGATCGATTACTTTGTGCTTTAATAAGCCTTTCTCCTATTTGCAGCAGCCGAGAGTAGGATGGTTTTGCAAAAGCTGATGCAAGTAGATCCCACGCATCTTTAGATGTTTCAGTGGTGGCGACAATCTGATGAACTTCAGGAGAGAGAGAAGCCAGCAGCATACCAAGTAGAAGAGATTCCTGACGGATCCAAAATGAATAGTCAAGGTTTGGAAACTGATCAGAGAAAGTCGGCGACGGACATGAAAGATTGCCATTGAACAAACCGTAGAGATCATAGCCTATGAGAAGCACATCAAACTGCTTACGCCATGAAAAGTAGGTGCTTTTAGTGAGTTTAAGAGGGATTTGTGTTGCCACATTGATAACAACAAGAACACAGCTAAAGAGAGATGGCTCATTAGAAGGAGCAACCATGGTTGTAGTGTCAGTAGAAATCGACGTGGAAGGTAATGAGGAAGTCATTAAAAGAATTAAGAgagatcaagaaaaaaaatttggtgcTTTAATACCATAAAAGAGATAGCAGAGGATTCgaaagttgttattattattgacaTGAAGCCACTGTTAAATACAAGTTTACAATAAAAGGATAAACTAAAGAATCCTATTAAATTACAACAGCTAAgataaatattaacaataacaatatatatctcATAGAACTGTATATATCGGTATAACAAAGCTAGTTACTCAACAGTTTTCATCTTGTGTGCTACAACCTCTTccttttaccaaaaaagaaacaaaacctttTACCATGCAAGGCATTTATAATTGACCCAATCTTGTACAAATGTTTAAATGagaaatttctttaattttaaaattctttctttATAAATGTGAGTTTTTAACAGCAAGTTAAATAAAGCAAGGGGTAAATTCGATGGAGGAGATTGGGGGAGGCTATTTTGTAGGGATGTAGATGGCATGTGTAATGGAGGAATTGAGGGTAGTAGGTACAGGACGGGCTGTAATAGTAGTGGAAATTAATGGGTGGCTTGCATGTGCTTGGATTATTTGATATGATGGGATTAGTTTGGGAAGTAGATGCGGAAGAGGAGTCAACTCTTGCTGGAGTGTAAATGGTGCCCACGAGTGTTGTCCCTGCACGGATGGATGAGATATAAGTGCTCTTCACGTGTTGATGCCCATAAGTGTCCATAAGTGTTGTACGTGCATGGATGGTTAGGATAGTAAAACAGAAAGTAGTATATTACTGTGGGTTAATAACTTTCTTTCAATATGGATCGGTCCTGACCTGTTTTGTAAAACGATAAGGGAAAAGATGGCCTAATACCCTTCTTTAAACGACCTTAAGGATATTTATCCgctttttctttaccttttttgttttatccttttatatctattttaaccttaataaaaattaaaaataacataca
Proteins encoded:
- the LOC132804962 gene encoding uncharacterized protein LOC132804962 translates to MTSSLPSTSISTDTTTMVAPSNEPSLFSCVLVVINVATQIPLKLTKSTYFSWRKQFDVLLIGYDLYGLFNGNLSCPSPTFSDQFPNLDYSFWIRQESLLLGMLLASLSPEVHQIVATTETSKDAWDLLASAFAKPSYSRLLQIGERLIKAQSNRSVLEYLNDNKNAEDELSLLDHLDL